A part of Vicinamibacterales bacterium genomic DNA contains:
- a CDS encoding CRTAC1 family protein, protein MTGARHAALAWLAAATMAACGSPAGPPAGGQAPGATAPWFQDVAASSGLAFTHRSGHRDGTYRLPEIMGGGAAVFDMDGDGDLDVLLVQSGELGAPDTGSRHRLFRNDGHGRFEDATTGSGVDVPGYGMGVATGDYDADGDVDVYVTNLGGNVLLQNDGRGRFTDVTARAGVAGGGWSTSAAFADLDGDGDLDLFVTRYVAWEPGRERQCFSLAGKVDYCAPRNYEAPSTDLLFLNRGDGTFSDASEAGGLLAARGNGLGVLVDDVNMDGRPDVFVANDATPNHLWINQGGGRFVESALALGVAIDQDGSPKAGMGVHAADVDGDGDNDLLVMNLDAESDSFYRNDGRFFVDATNMVGLRVVSRRFTRFGVGLQDFDNDGRLDLYEANGRVGLQAETFSDDPYAEPNLLLRGVDGARFEEVTPRGGTAAALVASSRAAAFGDLDGDGGVDIVVANRDGSPYLLRNVVPSRGHWTAFSVRTARHTDAIGAVVTVTAGDRHWRRDVRTAYSYLAANDPRVHVGVGDATGIDRVDVRWPGGAVERFGPFGVDAVVTLTEGAGTPVASRP, encoded by the coding sequence GTGACGGGGGCACGTCACGCGGCGCTGGCGTGGCTCGCGGCGGCAACGATGGCCGCGTGCGGATCGCCTGCCGGCCCGCCGGCAGGCGGCCAGGCGCCGGGCGCGACCGCACCGTGGTTCCAGGACGTCGCGGCGTCCTCCGGCCTCGCCTTCACGCACCGGTCCGGCCATCGCGACGGCACCTATCGCCTCCCGGAGATCATGGGCGGCGGCGCGGCGGTCTTCGACATGGACGGCGACGGCGATCTCGACGTGCTCCTCGTGCAGAGCGGGGAGTTGGGCGCGCCGGACACCGGCTCCCGGCATCGCCTGTTCCGCAACGACGGCCACGGCCGGTTCGAGGACGCCACGACCGGCAGCGGCGTGGACGTGCCCGGGTACGGCATGGGCGTCGCCACCGGCGACTACGACGCCGATGGGGACGTCGATGTCTACGTCACGAACCTCGGCGGCAACGTGCTGCTGCAGAACGACGGGCGCGGCCGCTTCACCGACGTCACCGCGCGGGCCGGCGTGGCCGGCGGCGGATGGAGCACGAGCGCGGCCTTCGCGGACCTGGACGGCGACGGCGATCTCGATCTCTTCGTCACGCGCTACGTGGCCTGGGAGCCGGGACGCGAGCGCCAGTGCTTCAGTCTCGCCGGCAAGGTGGACTACTGCGCGCCCAGGAACTACGAGGCGCCCTCGACGGATCTGCTGTTCCTCAACCGCGGCGACGGCACGTTCTCGGATGCCTCGGAGGCCGGCGGTCTGCTGGCGGCGCGCGGCAACGGGCTCGGCGTGCTCGTGGACGACGTCAACATGGACGGACGGCCGGACGTCTTCGTCGCCAACGACGCCACGCCCAACCATCTGTGGATCAACCAGGGCGGTGGCCGGTTCGTGGAGTCGGCCCTCGCGCTCGGCGTGGCCATCGACCAGGACGGATCACCGAAGGCCGGCATGGGCGTGCACGCCGCCGACGTGGATGGCGACGGCGACAACGACCTGCTCGTGATGAACCTCGACGCCGAGTCCGACTCGTTCTACCGGAACGACGGCCGCTTCTTCGTGGACGCCACGAACATGGTCGGCTTGCGCGTGGTCAGCCGGCGCTTCACCCGCTTCGGCGTCGGGCTCCAGGACTTCGACAACGACGGCCGCCTGGACCTGTACGAGGCCAACGGCCGCGTCGGCCTCCAGGCCGAGACCTTCTCAGACGACCCGTACGCCGAGCCGAACCTGCTCCTGCGCGGCGTGGACGGCGCCCGCTTCGAGGAGGTGACCCCGCGCGGCGGGACGGCCGCGGCGCTCGTGGCCTCGAGCCGCGCGGCCGCCTTCGGCGACCTGGACGGGGACGGCGGCGTCGACATCGTCGTGGCCAACCGGGACGGGTCGCCCTACCTGCTCCGGAACGTCGTCCCGTCGCGCGGACACTGGACGGCCTTCTCGGTACGGACCGCGCGCCACACCGACGCCATCGGCGCCGTGGTCACGGTGACGGCCGGCGACCGCCACTGGCGGCGCGACGTGCGGACCGCGTACAGCTACCTCGCCGCCAACGATCCGCGCGTGCACGTCGGCGTGGGCGACGCGACCGGCATCGACCGGGTGGACGTGCGCTGGCCGGGCGGCGCCGTCGAGCGCTTCGGGCCGTTCGGCGTGGACGCCGTCGTCACGTTGACCGAAGGGGCGGGCACGCCGGTCGCCAGCCGGCCCTGA
- a CDS encoding tetratricopeptide repeat protein, whose amino-acid sequence MPGSSLRSPLAVLTAALLVAGVACARGPAVPELASFGELDADLSSLLAEQLTAVREAPGDANRWGVLGMALEANGLTPRAREVYEIAASLPATHGRWWYHLGRLREMGGDADGALAAYDKAIELSPDYVPVRWRRGLVLLDRGDLDGAGAAFRVAANLAPGDSAAATGLARVQLARGQYDEAARTLESLIAGAPLDRYAYQILARAYRGLGRAREADEAVAAGRSGEPEWADAWADEVGTFRRGFASMLKDATALGRAGRYPEAIDLLERLRTERPEDEDLRTYLGGIYASAGRPDKALPLLQGVLASDPDDFDATMNLATTYLADKAFDDADRTVERALALRPGDLDATRLRGVIAWRRGRLDAAERWLAEVAASNPTDAKAWAWVGSIRLERGRAAAALTAYREALARDPLLGDALVGGATAALAAGAFDDAARWAERARQVAPGHGGLAEVERRLAARGHS is encoded by the coding sequence GTGCCTGGTTCGTCCCTCCGATCGCCGCTCGCCGTGCTGACGGCGGCTCTCCTCGTCGCCGGCGTCGCGTGCGCACGTGGTCCGGCGGTGCCCGAGCTGGCGTCGTTCGGCGAACTGGACGCGGACCTGTCCTCGCTCCTGGCCGAACAGCTCACGGCGGTCCGCGAGGCGCCCGGCGACGCGAACCGGTGGGGCGTCCTGGGCATGGCGCTCGAGGCGAACGGCCTGACGCCGCGGGCGCGCGAGGTCTACGAGATCGCGGCCTCCCTGCCGGCGACCCACGGCCGCTGGTGGTATCACCTCGGGCGGCTGCGCGAGATGGGTGGCGACGCCGATGGCGCCCTGGCCGCTTACGACAAGGCCATCGAGCTGTCGCCGGATTACGTGCCCGTGCGCTGGCGCCGGGGGCTGGTGCTGCTCGATCGGGGCGATCTGGACGGGGCCGGCGCGGCGTTCCGCGTGGCCGCGAACCTGGCGCCCGGAGACTCGGCCGCCGCCACGGGTCTGGCCCGCGTGCAGCTCGCCCGCGGCCAGTACGACGAGGCGGCCCGCACACTCGAGTCCCTCATCGCTGGCGCGCCGCTGGATCGCTACGCCTACCAGATCCTGGCCCGGGCGTACCGCGGCCTCGGCCGGGCGCGCGAGGCGGACGAGGCCGTGGCCGCCGGGCGGTCCGGGGAGCCGGAGTGGGCCGATGCCTGGGCCGACGAGGTCGGCACCTTCCGCCGCGGGTTCGCGTCGATGCTGAAGGACGCGACCGCGCTCGGACGCGCGGGCCGCTATCCCGAGGCCATCGACCTCTTGGAGCGCCTCCGGACCGAGCGCCCGGAGGACGAGGACCTGCGGACCTACCTGGGCGGCATCTACGCGTCCGCCGGCCGGCCGGACAAGGCGCTGCCCCTGCTGCAGGGCGTGCTGGCTTCGGATCCCGACGATTTCGACGCCACCATGAACCTCGCCACGACGTACCTCGCCGACAAGGCGTTCGACGACGCCGATCGGACCGTGGAGCGGGCCCTCGCCCTGCGGCCCGGCGATCTCGATGCCACCCGCCTCAGGGGCGTGATTGCGTGGCGGCGCGGACGGCTGGACGCGGCCGAACGCTGGCTCGCCGAGGTGGCGGCCTCGAATCCGACGGACGCCAAGGCGTGGGCCTGGGTGGGCAGCATCCGTCTGGAGCGGGGACGCGCCGCGGCGGCGCTCACGGCCTATCGCGAGGCCCTGGCGCGCGACCCGCTCCTGGGCGACGCGCTCGTGGGGGGCGCGACGGCCGCGCTCGCCGCCGGCGCGTTCGACGACGCCGCCCGCTGGGCCGAGCGGGCCAGGCAGGTCGCGCCGGGGCACGGCGGCCTCGCCGAGGTCGAGCGTCGGCTCGCCGCGCGGGGGCATTCGTGA
- a CDS encoding PadR family transcriptional regulator produces MSAFPLPRLSATERLILELLAEHGELFGLALVETSAGRLKRGTVYVTLGRMEEKGYLDSRQEPRLPGATGLPRRLYTPTGHGRRVLAAWRAAEQMLAAHPHPNEA; encoded by the coding sequence ATGAGTGCCTTTCCGCTCCCGCGACTCTCCGCGACGGAGCGCCTGATCCTGGAGTTGCTGGCGGAACATGGCGAGCTCTTCGGTCTGGCGCTCGTCGAGACGTCGGCGGGCCGGCTCAAGCGCGGCACGGTCTACGTCACGCTCGGCCGCATGGAGGAGAAGGGCTACCTCGACTCGCGTCAGGAACCCCGGCTCCCCGGTGCCACGGGACTGCCCCGCCGGCTCTACACGCCGACGGGACACGGTCGCCGCGTCCTCGCCGCCTGGAGGGCTGCGGAACAGATGCTTGCGGCCCATCCACATCCGAACGAGGCCTGA
- the lpdA gene encoding dihydrolipoyl dehydrogenase: protein MPSVIVLGAGPGGYAAAFYAADLGMQVTLVDEEKNPGGVCLYRGCIPSKALLHVAKLVDEAKHASAWGVEFGAPSIDVDKLRAYKDGVVQKLTGGTGQVAKLRKVHYVQGRATLTGPRSMSVKTADGVQEISADYVVLATGSHPTRIPGLSVDSPRLLDSTGALDLPEIPKTLLVVGGGYIGLELGSVYAALGTKVSVVEMTPGLLPGADRDLVRFLAQRVEKTFAKVMLSTKVTGIEARKKGLTVSFEGEGAPASETYDYVLVSIGRRPNSKIDGLEKTKVKVDGKGFIETDGQRRTAEPTMFAIGDVAGEPMLAHKASHEARVAIEAIAGHKAVFEPAAIPAVVFTDPEIAWAGLTEADAEKQGVKVEIARFPWPASGRAIAIDRVDGMTKLVLDPDTGRILGVGLAGSGAGELIAEGVLAIEMGATAEDLKLTIHPHPTLSETVMEAAEVFFGQATHVYRPKRK, encoded by the coding sequence ATGCCATCAGTCATAGTCTTGGGAGCAGGTCCCGGCGGGTACGCGGCGGCGTTCTACGCAGCCGACCTCGGGATGCAGGTCACGCTCGTCGACGAGGAGAAGAACCCCGGCGGCGTGTGCCTCTATCGCGGGTGCATTCCGTCCAAGGCGCTCCTGCACGTGGCCAAGCTCGTGGACGAAGCGAAGCACGCCAGCGCCTGGGGCGTCGAGTTCGGCGCGCCGTCCATCGACGTGGACAAGCTGCGCGCCTACAAGGACGGCGTGGTCCAGAAGCTCACCGGCGGCACCGGCCAGGTGGCGAAGCTCCGCAAGGTGCACTACGTGCAGGGCCGCGCCACGCTGACGGGACCGCGCTCGATGTCGGTGAAGACGGCCGACGGCGTGCAGGAGATCTCGGCCGACTACGTCGTGCTGGCGACCGGCTCGCACCCCACGCGCATTCCCGGGCTGTCGGTGGACAGCCCGCGGCTGCTCGACTCCACGGGCGCCCTGGACCTGCCGGAAATTCCGAAGACGCTGCTCGTGGTGGGCGGCGGCTACATCGGGCTGGAGCTGGGCTCGGTGTACGCGGCCCTCGGCACGAAGGTGTCCGTCGTCGAGATGACGCCGGGGCTCCTGCCGGGCGCCGACCGCGACCTGGTGCGGTTCCTCGCGCAGCGCGTGGAGAAGACCTTCGCGAAGGTGATGCTGTCCACCAAGGTCACGGGTATCGAGGCCAGGAAGAAGGGCCTCACCGTGAGCTTCGAGGGCGAGGGCGCCCCCGCGAGCGAGACCTACGACTACGTGCTCGTGTCGATCGGGCGGCGGCCCAACTCGAAGATCGACGGGCTCGAGAAGACGAAGGTGAAGGTCGACGGCAAGGGCTTCATCGAGACCGACGGCCAGCGGCGCACGGCCGAGCCCACGATGTTCGCCATCGGCGACGTGGCCGGCGAGCCGATGCTCGCGCACAAGGCGTCGCACGAGGCGCGCGTGGCGATCGAGGCGATTGCCGGGCACAAGGCCGTCTTCGAGCCGGCCGCGATTCCGGCCGTCGTCTTCACCGATCCCGAGATCGCCTGGGCCGGGCTGACCGAGGCCGACGCCGAGAAGCAGGGCGTGAAGGTGGAGATCGCGCGCTTCCCCTGGCCGGCCTCCGGCCGCGCCATCGCCATCGACCGCGTGGACGGGATGACCAAGCTCGTGCTCGACCCCGACACGGGCCGCATCCTGGGCGTCGGTCTCGCCGGGTCCGGCGCCGGCGAGCTCATCGCCGAGGGCGTGCTCGCCATCGAGATGGGCGCGACGGCCGAGGATCTCAAGCTCACGATCCACCCGCACCCCACGCTGTCCGAGACCGTGATGGAAGCCGCCGAGGTGTTCTTCGGACAGGCGACGCACGTCTATCGGCCCAAGCGGAAGTAG
- a CDS encoding 2-oxo acid dehydrogenase subunit E2, with product MTEFKLPNLGDGVTAGDVLRVLVKAGDTLAVDQSVVELETDKATLEVPSTVAGKVTDVKVKPGDKVKPGQVVLVVDAAGGGATAAAAPAAASPGEDDSPTDRPTVMAAGPGSADDPTDRPTVMASGPGESDDPTDRPLASLSAGPGESDDPTDRPNVLAFSAGRGLPATAQAPAPAAPSVRRLARELGVDLHQVPGSGPGGRISIDDVKAFTKQVMASLGGGGQRAVATVAGSAAALPDFSKWGAVERKAMSGIRRKTSEHLSNAWNTIPHVTQFDKADITALEQVRKQYRGEVEKAGGNLTVTAIAAKVVAGALKAFPQFNASVDAAGEAIVYKKYVHVGIAVDTENGLLVPVIRNVDQKNLMQISVEIQQLADKAKARKLSIDDMSGGSMSISNLGGIGGTAFTPIVNWPEVAILGISRGAQEPRWTGSGFEPRLMLPLSLSYDHRLIDGADAIRFLRWVVEALENPFALALRG from the coding sequence GTGACTGAGTTCAAGCTGCCCAATCTGGGTGATGGTGTGACCGCGGGCGACGTGCTGCGGGTGCTCGTCAAGGCGGGCGACACGCTGGCGGTCGATCAGAGCGTGGTCGAACTCGAGACCGACAAGGCGACGCTCGAGGTGCCGTCCACGGTCGCCGGCAAGGTCACCGACGTGAAGGTGAAACCCGGGGACAAGGTGAAGCCGGGCCAGGTCGTGCTCGTCGTCGACGCGGCGGGTGGCGGCGCGACGGCGGCGGCCGCGCCCGCGGCCGCGAGCCCCGGCGAGGACGACTCGCCGACCGACCGGCCCACGGTGATGGCGGCCGGCCCCGGCAGCGCCGACGATCCCACGGATCGCCCCACCGTGATGGCGTCGGGCCCCGGGGAGTCCGACGACCCGACGGACCGGCCGCTCGCGTCGCTCTCGGCGGGCCCGGGTGAGTCGGACGATCCGACCGATCGGCCCAACGTGCTGGCGTTCTCGGCCGGCCGCGGACTGCCTGCGACGGCGCAGGCGCCGGCCCCGGCCGCGCCGTCCGTCCGCCGGCTCGCGCGGGAGCTCGGCGTCGATCTCCACCAGGTGCCCGGATCGGGACCCGGCGGCCGGATCAGCATCGACGACGTGAAGGCCTTCACCAAGCAGGTGATGGCGAGCCTCGGCGGCGGGGGACAACGCGCCGTGGCGACGGTGGCCGGCTCGGCCGCGGCGCTGCCCGATTTCTCCAAGTGGGGGGCGGTCGAGCGGAAGGCGATGTCGGGCATCCGCCGCAAGACCAGCGAACACCTGTCCAACGCCTGGAACACCATTCCGCACGTCACGCAGTTCGACAAGGCGGACATCACCGCGCTCGAACAGGTGCGCAAGCAGTACCGGGGCGAGGTGGAGAAGGCCGGCGGGAACCTGACCGTCACGGCCATCGCCGCCAAGGTGGTCGCGGGCGCGCTGAAGGCCTTCCCGCAGTTCAACGCGTCGGTGGACGCGGCGGGCGAGGCGATCGTCTACAAGAAGTACGTGCACGTCGGCATCGCCGTCGACACGGAGAACGGCCTCCTCGTTCCCGTCATCCGGAACGTCGACCAGAAGAACCTGATGCAGATCTCGGTCGAGATCCAGCAGCTCGCCGACAAGGCGAAGGCGCGCAAGCTGTCGATCGACGACATGTCCGGCGGGTCGATGTCGATTTCGAACCTCGGCGGCATCGGCGGCACGGCGTTCACGCCCATCGTCAACTGGCCGGAGGTGGCCATCCTCGGCATCTCCCGCGGCGCGCAGGAACCGCGCTGGACGGGGAGCGGCTTCGAGCCGCGCCTGATGCTGCCGCTGTCGCTCAGCTACGACCACCGGCTGATCGACGGCGCCGACGCGATTCGCTTCCTTCGCTGGGTCGTCGAGGCGCTGGAGAACCCCTTCGCCCTCGCCCTGCGAGGCTGA
- the aceE gene encoding pyruvate dehydrogenase (acetyl-transferring), homodimeric type: protein MRNTAQSDAAELEALETREWLESLDYVLQTGGPARVGRLLGELGRHAQRNGVRLPFTANTPYINTIHADEQVPYPGSREIERRIKSLIRWNAMAMVVRANREEDGIGGHISTYASAATLYEVAFNHFFRGRDGHEGDFVFFQGHASPGVYARAFLEGRINEDHLRNFRRELAQGGGLASYPHPWLMPDFWEVPTVSMGLGPIMAIYQARFNRYLEDRGLKPVSDAKVWAFLGDGETDEPEALGAITLASREQLDNLIFVINCNLQRLDGPVRGNGHIIQELEAAFRGAGWNVIKCIWGTEWDQLLAEDHEGLLARRMGEVVDGQYQKYAVESGAYVREHFWGAHPKLLEMVRHLSDEQLKKLTLGGHDPVKVYNAYKRAVETKGQPTVILARTIKGYGVGESGESKNVAHNQKKLNDAELMAFRTRFGIPISDEDVAKAPFYKPAADSVELKYLTERRTAMHGPVPKRQVRATPLAADLGDAFDEFRAGTEGRSASTTMVFVRMLSKLLRHEGIGKLVVPIVPDEARTFGMEALFRQVGIYAHAGQLYEPVDRDTLLYYKEAEDGQILEEGINEAGSMSSFIAAGTAYATHGINAIPFYIFYSMFGLQRVGDLVWAGADMRMRGFVVGGTSGRTTLNGEGLQHEDGNSHVLALPVPTCLAYDPTYAYELAVIIEDGIKRMYQDGEQVFYYLTVMNEQYAHPAMPEGARDGILKGMYVIKPTDTPKAKLRAQLFGSGTILNEALKAQEILETKYHVGADVWSVTSYKALYQDGHACDRWNRLHPTEKPRVPYVTDATKDAPGVFVAASDYLKVLPDAIDRWLPRRLHSLGTDGFGRSETRAALRDFFEVDARFIVLATLHALMQEKQVDAKVVAQAIKDLGIDPDKADPVVS from the coding sequence ATGAGAAACACCGCTCAGTCCGATGCCGCGGAGCTGGAAGCGCTCGAAACCCGCGAGTGGCTCGAGTCGCTGGACTACGTCCTGCAGACCGGCGGCCCCGCCAGGGTGGGCCGCCTGCTCGGCGAGCTCGGCCGTCACGCCCAGCGCAACGGCGTCAGGCTGCCGTTCACGGCGAACACCCCCTACATCAACACGATCCACGCCGACGAGCAGGTGCCGTACCCGGGCAGCCGTGAGATCGAGCGCCGCATCAAGAGCCTCATCCGGTGGAACGCCATGGCCATGGTCGTGCGCGCCAACCGCGAAGAGGACGGCATCGGCGGCCACATCTCCACCTACGCCTCCGCGGCGACCCTCTACGAGGTCGCCTTCAACCACTTCTTCCGAGGGCGCGACGGCCACGAAGGCGACTTCGTCTTCTTCCAGGGCCATGCCTCGCCCGGCGTCTACGCCCGCGCGTTCCTCGAGGGACGCATCAACGAGGACCACCTTAGGAACTTCCGCCGGGAGCTGGCCCAGGGCGGCGGCCTGGCGAGCTATCCGCACCCGTGGCTCATGCCCGACTTCTGGGAAGTGCCGACGGTGTCGATGGGCCTCGGCCCGATCATGGCCATCTACCAGGCGCGCTTCAACCGCTACCTGGAGGATCGGGGCCTGAAGCCGGTTTCGGACGCCAAGGTCTGGGCCTTCCTGGGCGACGGGGAGACCGACGAGCCCGAGGCGCTGGGCGCCATCACGCTCGCCTCGCGCGAGCAGCTCGACAACCTCATCTTCGTCATCAACTGCAACCTGCAGCGCCTCGACGGCCCGGTCCGGGGCAACGGCCACATCATCCAGGAACTGGAGGCCGCCTTCCGCGGCGCCGGCTGGAACGTCATCAAGTGCATCTGGGGCACCGAGTGGGACCAGCTGCTGGCCGAGGACCACGAGGGGCTCCTGGCGCGGCGCATGGGCGAGGTGGTCGACGGCCAGTACCAGAAGTACGCGGTCGAAAGCGGCGCCTACGTGCGCGAGCACTTCTGGGGCGCGCATCCGAAGCTGCTGGAGATGGTGCGGCACCTGTCGGACGAGCAGCTGAAGAAGCTGACGCTCGGTGGCCACGATCCCGTCAAGGTCTACAACGCCTACAAGCGGGCCGTCGAGACCAAGGGCCAGCCCACCGTGATCCTGGCGCGCACGATCAAGGGCTACGGCGTGGGCGAGTCGGGCGAGAGCAAGAACGTCGCGCACAACCAGAAGAAGCTGAACGACGCCGAGCTGATGGCGTTCCGCACGCGCTTCGGCATCCCGATCTCGGACGAGGACGTCGCCAAGGCGCCGTTCTACAAGCCGGCCGCCGACAGCGTCGAGCTCAAGTACCTCACCGAGCGGCGGACGGCCATGCACGGCCCGGTGCCCAAGCGCCAGGTGCGCGCCACACCGCTCGCGGCGGACCTCGGCGACGCGTTCGACGAGTTCCGTGCCGGCACGGAAGGGCGGTCCGCGTCCACGACGATGGTGTTCGTGCGCATGCTGTCGAAGCTCCTGCGCCACGAGGGCATCGGCAAGCTCGTGGTGCCGATCGTGCCGGACGAGGCCCGCACCTTCGGCATGGAAGCGCTCTTCCGGCAGGTGGGCATCTACGCGCACGCCGGGCAGCTCTACGAGCCGGTGGACCGCGACACGCTGCTCTACTACAAGGAGGCCGAGGACGGCCAGATCCTGGAAGAGGGCATCAACGAGGCGGGCTCGATGTCGTCGTTCATCGCGGCCGGCACGGCCTACGCGACGCACGGCATCAACGCCATTCCGTTCTACATCTTCTACTCGATGTTCGGGCTCCAGCGCGTGGGCGACCTGGTCTGGGCCGGCGCCGACATGCGGATGCGGGGCTTCGTCGTGGGCGGCACGTCCGGCCGGACGACCCTGAACGGCGAGGGCCTGCAGCACGAGGACGGCAACAGCCACGTGCTGGCGCTGCCGGTGCCCACCTGCCTGGCCTACGACCCGACCTACGCCTACGAGCTGGCCGTCATCATCGAGGACGGCATCAAGCGGATGTACCAGGACGGCGAGCAGGTGTTCTACTACCTGACCGTCATGAACGAGCAGTATGCGCACCCGGCGATGCCGGAGGGCGCGCGCGACGGGATCCTGAAGGGGATGTACGTCATCAAGCCCACGGACACGCCGAAGGCGAAGCTCCGGGCGCAGCTGTTCGGCAGCGGCACCATCCTGAACGAGGCGCTGAAGGCCCAGGAAATCCTGGAGACCAAGTACCACGTCGGCGCCGACGTCTGGAGCGTCACCAGTTACAAGGCGCTCTACCAGGACGGCCACGCGTGCGACCGCTGGAACCGGCTGCACCCCACCGAGAAGCCGCGCGTGCCGTACGTGACGGACGCGACCAAGGACGCGCCGGGTGTGTTCGTGGCGGCCAGCGACTACCTGAAGGTGCTGCCCGACGCGATCGACCGGTGGCTGCCCCGCAGGCTCCACAGCCTGGGCACCGACGGCTTCGGCCGCAGCGAGACCCGGGCGGCGCTTCGCGACTTCTTCGAGGTGGACGCGCGCTTCATCGTGCTGGCCACGCTGCACGCGCTCATGCAGGAGAAGCAGGTGGACGCCAAGGTCGTGGCGCAGGCCATCAAGGACCTGGGCATCGATCCCGACAAGGCCGACCCCGTCGTATCGTAG
- a CDS encoding Xaa-Pro peptidase family protein, giving the protein MRITRRRFSRTAGLAAGAIAAARPLAAQPPAQTPRAVPDVIRALSPLPGAPPFITDDERRARIAKARRLMAEQGLGAIVLEPGTSMRYFVDVRWGLSERPFLLVIPARGELAYVAPGFEENRAREITRFTDDVRVWQEDEDATAIVAAILKERGVAAGKVGLEERVRYFIAYGLGKAAPAIEWTLATPVTAGCRMIKSPAEIALMQHANDITIAAYRAGLATLHEGMTQGELRDNIQAAYRQLGAAGAIAVSFGEYTAFPHGSVQPQRLKSGDVVQIDDGVSFGDYQADITRTVVFGRPSRRQVEVWNLEKKAQAAAFAAAEVGRTCESVDAAARKVITDGGFGPGYAVPGLPHRTGHGIGMDGHEWTNFVKGNTTRLAPGMCFSDEPMIAIYGEFGIRLEDCLHITEDGPKFFTTPSPAIDQPFA; this is encoded by the coding sequence ATGCGCATCACCAGACGCCGCTTCTCACGCACTGCCGGTCTTGCCGCCGGCGCGATCGCCGCCGCCCGTCCGCTCGCGGCCCAGCCGCCGGCCCAGACGCCGCGCGCCGTGCCCGACGTCATCCGCGCGCTGTCGCCGCTGCCCGGCGCGCCGCCGTTCATCACCGATGACGAGCGCAGGGCCCGCATCGCCAAGGCCCGCCGGCTGATGGCCGAGCAGGGGCTGGGCGCCATCGTGCTGGAGCCCGGCACGTCGATGCGCTACTTCGTGGACGTCCGCTGGGGCCTGAGCGAACGGCCGTTCCTGCTCGTGATCCCGGCGCGGGGCGAGCTGGCCTACGTGGCGCCCGGGTTCGAGGAGAACCGCGCCCGGGAGATCACGAGGTTCACCGACGACGTGCGCGTCTGGCAGGAAGACGAGGACGCCACGGCCATCGTGGCCGCGATTCTCAAGGAACGCGGCGTGGCCGCCGGGAAGGTCGGGCTCGAGGAACGCGTCCGGTACTTCATCGCCTACGGCCTGGGGAAGGCAGCGCCGGCCATCGAGTGGACGCTGGCCACGCCGGTCACGGCGGGCTGCCGGATGATCAAGTCGCCGGCCGAGATCGCCCTCATGCAGCACGCCAACGACATCACCATCGCGGCCTACCGCGCCGGGCTGGCGACCCTCCACGAGGGCATGACGCAAGGCGAGCTTCGCGACAACATCCAGGCGGCGTACCGGCAGCTCGGCGCCGCCGGCGCGATCGCCGTGAGCTTCGGGGAGTACACCGCGTTCCCGCACGGCAGCGTGCAGCCGCAGCGCCTGAAGTCCGGGGACGTGGTCCAGATCGACGACGGCGTGAGCTTCGGCGACTATCAGGCCGACATCACGCGCACGGTCGTCTTCGGCAGGCCGAGCCGCCGGCAGGTCGAGGTGTGGAACCTGGAGAAGAAGGCGCAGGCGGCCGCCTTCGCGGCGGCCGAAGTCGGCCGGACCTGTGAGTCGGTGGACGCGGCCGCCCGCAAGGTCATCACCGACGGCGGCTTCGGGCCGGGCTACGCGGTGCCGGGTCTGCCCCACCGGACCGGCCACGGCATCGGGATGGACGGGCACGAGTGGACCAACTTCGTGAAGGGCAACACGACGAGGCTGGCCCCGGGGATGTGCTTCAGCGACGAGCCCATGATCGCCATCTACGGCGAGTTCGGCATCCGGCTGGAGGACTGCCTCCACATCACCGAGGACGGGCCGAAGTTCTTCACGACGCCCAGTCCCGCCATCGATCAGCCGTTCGCCTGA
- a CDS encoding cytochrome c — MRRMFLAVSGAVLGVALVMGVGVRAEQAQDPAMIDKTMKAVGPAFGAVRKAVDGGMMAEAKAGAESLSKSMAETEAFFKSHGKADGVELAQAGKKAADAIAAAASADAAKGAMGELGKTCQGCHSKYREKAADGTYIFKSGN; from the coding sequence ATGCGTCGGATGTTCCTGGCAGTGAGTGGGGCGGTCCTGGGCGTGGCCCTGGTGATGGGCGTGGGCGTGCGTGCCGAGCAGGCACAGGACCCCGCGATGATCGACAAGACGATGAAGGCCGTCGGGCCGGCGTTCGGCGCCGTCCGCAAGGCCGTCGACGGCGGGATGATGGCCGAGGCGAAGGCCGGCGCGGAGTCGCTGTCCAAGTCGATGGCGGAAACCGAGGCGTTCTTCAAGAGCCACGGCAAGGCCGACGGCGTGGAGCTGGCGCAGGCCGGCAAGAAGGCGGCCGACGCGATTGCGGCCGCGGCCAGCGCCGACGCCGCGAAGGGCGCGATGGGCGAGCTGGGCAAGACCTGCCAGGGCTGCCACAGCAAGTATCGCGAGAAGGCCGCCGACGGCACCTACATCTTCAAGTCCGGCAACTGA